From one Cyanobacterium stanieri PCC 7202 genomic stretch:
- a CDS encoding cyclopropane-fatty-acyl-phospholipid synthase (PFAM: Cyclopropane-fatty-acyl-phospholipid synthase~COGs: COG2230 Cyclopropane fatty acid synthase and related methyltransferase~InterPro IPR003333~KEGG: eba:ebA4362 cyclopropane fatty acyl phospholipid synthase~PFAM: Cyclopropane-fatty-acyl-phospholipid synthase~PRIAM: Cyclopropane-fatty-acyl-phospholipid synthase~SPTR: Probable cyclopropane-fatty-acyl-phospholipid synthase protein), producing MNLNLKNKSESLVQKMLSRAGITINGSNPWDVQVYSPDIYNRILAQGNMGLGESYMEGLWDCERLDLFFEKILRADLDQGIKSLTLALYHLKARFLNLQTKKRAWQVGKKHYDLNNDFYGAMLGKSMAYSCAYWHNAKDLDQAQEEKYDLICRKLQLQPGMSLLDIGCGWGGLMNYAREHYNIKGIGLTISKEQYKWATEHYSHPDLEFRLQDYRDLLNDNDDIVSQGDRKVALRDRTLPLYDRIVSVGMFEHVGAKNYRTYMKVVEKCLKDDGLFLLHTIGKNSRYATTDPWINHYIFPNGDLPSLNQIADATSELLLIEDFHSLGAYYDRTLMAWHKNFEQSWHKFQDQLGEVFYRMWRYYLLSCAGSFRARNVQLWQLVFSKNGVSGIYPRYS from the coding sequence ATGAATTTAAACCTAAAGAATAAATCTGAATCTCTTGTCCAAAAAATGTTATCAAGGGCAGGTATAACCATTAATGGCTCTAATCCTTGGGATGTTCAAGTATATTCCCCCGATATTTATAATCGCATTTTAGCTCAGGGTAATATGGGCTTGGGGGAAAGCTACATGGAGGGTTTGTGGGATTGTGAAAGGTTAGATTTGTTTTTTGAAAAAATATTAAGGGCGGATTTAGATCAAGGTATCAAGTCTTTAACCCTTGCCTTATATCACCTCAAAGCGCGATTTTTGAATTTACAAACTAAAAAAAGAGCTTGGCAGGTAGGGAAAAAACACTATGATTTAAACAACGATTTTTATGGTGCTATGTTGGGAAAATCTATGGCGTATAGTTGTGCCTATTGGCATAATGCCAAGGATTTGGATCAAGCCCAAGAGGAAAAATATGATCTAATTTGTCGTAAGCTACAATTGCAACCCGGTATGAGTTTGTTGGATATTGGTTGTGGTTGGGGCGGTTTGATGAACTATGCAAGAGAACATTACAATATTAAGGGTATTGGTCTTACCATCTCTAAAGAACAGTACAAATGGGCAACGGAACATTATTCCCACCCTGATTTAGAATTTCGGTTACAGGACTATCGAGATTTATTGAACGACAATGATGATATTGTGTCACAGGGCGATCGCAAAGTGGCGCTGCGCGATCGCACTTTACCACTATATGATCGTATCGTAAGTGTAGGAATGTTTGAACACGTAGGGGCAAAAAATTATCGAACCTATATGAAAGTAGTAGAAAAATGCCTTAAAGATGATGGACTATTTTTGCTCCATACCATCGGCAAAAACTCTCGCTACGCCACCACAGACCCTTGGATAAACCATTATATCTTTCCCAACGGCGATTTACCATCCCTCAATCAGATTGCTGATGCCACCTCAGAATTACTATTAATAGAAGATTTCCACAGCCTAGGGGCATATTACGATCGCACTTTAATGGCATGGCACAAAAATTTTGAGCAATCATGGCACAAATTTCAAGATCAACTAGGAGAAGTGTTTTATCGTATGTGGCGTTACTATCTCCTATCCTGTGCAGGTTCATTTCGTGCTAGAAACGTCCAATTATGGCAATTGGTTTTTTCCAAAAATGGTGTCTCGGGAATTTATCCACGATATAGTTAA
- a CDS encoding ABC-2 type transporter (PFAM: ABC-2 type transporter~COGs: COG0842 ABC-type multidrug transport system permease component~InterPro IPR013525:IPR000412~KEGG: syp:SYNPCC7002_A2242 ABC-2 type transporter superfamily protein~PFAM: ABC-2 type transporter~SPTR: ABC-2 type transporter superfamily protein), with protein MKYLDETLAVSQRILTELIKRRRSLIFWSIFPISILFINGYILGERANLELSEALKMAAPPSLVGAALFFSCLGGSVATVVSEREQKTLKRLFISPLSGFSYFVGIFIAHALIGIGQTILVYGVIFLRGETIEGSFFLGIAILCLSIAGYVGVGFILGTQLAKRTEDVNAIVATFGVPLLIIGGAFLPTSLFPDTLLDIAQFNPIFHMNEALIDVWAGGNGFEDVQNHFWFLLIFSGVMLVSGWFSYYRMVQSEKTL; from the coding sequence ATGAAATATTTAGACGAAACTTTAGCAGTTAGTCAAAGAATTTTGACAGAATTAATTAAAAGAAGAAGAAGTTTAATTTTTTGGTCTATTTTTCCTATTTCAATTTTATTTATCAATGGTTATATTTTAGGAGAAAGAGCAAATTTAGAATTATCAGAAGCTCTCAAAATGGCAGCACCTCCTAGCTTGGTGGGGGCGGCTTTGTTTTTTAGTTGTTTGGGGGGTAGTGTTGCCACGGTGGTATCAGAAAGAGAACAAAAAACCCTGAAACGATTGTTTATTTCCCCATTGAGTGGTTTTTCTTATTTTGTTGGCATTTTCATCGCCCATGCTCTAATCGGCATCGGACAAACTATTCTGGTGTATGGGGTAATTTTTTTGAGAGGAGAAACCATCGAGGGTTCTTTTTTCCTTGGTATTGCCATTTTATGTCTTAGTATTGCTGGTTATGTAGGGGTTGGTTTTATTTTAGGTACTCAGTTGGCAAAACGTACGGAAGATGTAAATGCGATCGTGGCAACTTTCGGAGTACCATTACTGATTATTGGGGGGGCTTTTTTACCCACATCTTTATTTCCCGATACTTTGTTAGACATTGCCCAATTTAATCCCATTTTTCACATGAATGAAGCGTTAATAGATGTATGGGCAGGGGGTAATGGTTTTGAAGATGTGCAAAATCATTTTTGGTTCTTGCTTATCTTTTCTGGGGTAATGCTGGTTAGTGGTTGGTTTTCTTATTATCGTATGGTGCAATCGGAAAAAACCTTATAA
- a CDS encoding protein of unknown function UPF0061 (PFAM: Uncharacterized ACR, YdiU/UPF0061 family~COGs: COG0397 conserved hypothetical protein~InterPro IPR003846~KEGG: cyh:Cyan8802_3532 protein of unknown function UPF0061~PFAM: protein of unknown function UPF0061~SPTR: Putative uncharacterized protein) yields the protein MTNPFLNLEYEPAMENLGEDYYDIVIPAEFPQHILRFANQALLAKIGINADSVQESHWIEAFGKFQGLCPPLALRYHGYQFGQYNPFLGDGRGFLYGQVRGNDGKLYDFGTKGSGRTPYSRTADGRLTLKGGVREVIAGETLHRLGVNTSRCFCLIETGESLWRGDEPSPTRSSVMVRFSHSHIRFGSFERLHYIDRSDLIRNLLDHVIYYYYPHLCEQENPYQQFYRELVERVAKLSAQWMGAGFCHGVLNTDNMSITGESFDYGPYAFINTYDPKFIAAYFDYGGRYSYGNQPVICRLNLEKLQAPLSLVMPFPELEEGLKSFDHYYEQYYQQFMLRRLGFINLSDDLGKNLVQETVDLLKESQYGYHDFFAKLTSDFNNGWYDNYDLILENIEIKSSNLESWKILYNKALNSYQKDQMKSIQAILEQFNPQNIPTRPVIEEIWKPINDEDNWQLLYDFVDKIKF from the coding sequence ATGACCAATCCTTTCCTCAATCTTGAATATGAACCAGCCATGGAAAACCTCGGCGAAGACTATTACGACATCGTCATTCCCGCCGAATTTCCCCAACACATTCTCAGATTTGCCAATCAAGCCCTACTGGCAAAAATTGGTATCAATGCTGATTCGGTACAAGAATCCCACTGGATTGAAGCATTCGGCAAATTTCAAGGATTATGTCCACCCCTTGCCCTGCGATACCATGGCTATCAGTTTGGACAATATAACCCCTTTTTAGGAGATGGTAGAGGCTTTTTGTACGGACAAGTGAGGGGAAATGACGGCAAACTATATGATTTTGGCACCAAAGGCTCTGGGCGTACTCCCTATTCTCGCACCGCTGACGGAAGACTAACCCTCAAAGGAGGAGTCAGGGAAGTAATTGCAGGGGAAACCTTACATCGTCTGGGGGTAAATACCTCCCGCTGTTTTTGTCTTATCGAAACAGGGGAATCTTTGTGGCGAGGAGATGAACCATCCCCCACTCGTTCATCGGTGATGGTACGCTTTAGTCATTCTCACATTCGTTTTGGTAGTTTCGAGCGATTACACTATATCGATAGATCTGATCTGATTAGAAATTTATTAGATCATGTGATCTACTACTATTATCCCCATCTGTGTGAGCAAGAAAACCCCTATCAACAATTTTATCGTGAATTAGTGGAAAGGGTTGCGAAATTATCTGCTCAGTGGATGGGTGCGGGGTTTTGCCATGGAGTGTTGAACACAGATAATATGTCCATTACGGGGGAAAGTTTTGACTATGGCCCCTATGCTTTTATTAATACCTACGACCCCAAATTTATCGCTGCTTATTTTGATTATGGAGGTAGATATAGTTATGGCAATCAACCAGTTATTTGTCGTCTAAACTTAGAAAAGTTACAGGCACCTTTATCTTTGGTGATGCCTTTTCCTGAGTTGGAAGAAGGTTTAAAATCTTTTGATCATTATTATGAGCAATACTATCAACAATTTATGCTCAGAAGATTAGGATTTATCAATTTATCTGATGATTTGGGTAAAAATTTGGTACAAGAAACAGTAGATTTATTAAAAGAATCTCAATATGGTTATCATGATTTTTTTGCCAAGTTAACCAGTGATTTTAATAATGGTTGGTATGATAATTATGATTTAATTTTAGAAAATATCGAGATTAAATCGAGTAACTTGGAGAGTTGGAAAATTCTCTATAATAAAGCTCTTAATAGTTATCAAAAAGATCAAATGAAATCCATACAAGCTATTTTAGAACAATTTAACCCTCAAAATATACCCACCCGTCCTGTCATCGAAGAAATTTGGAAACCAATTAATGATGAAGATAATTGGCAGTTGTTGTATGATTTTGTCGATAAAATCAAGTTTTAA
- a CDS encoding hypothetical protein (KEGG: cyt:cce_2662 hypothetical protein~SPTR: Putative uncharacterized protein) — protein MFPFYFSFDMAVIAGSCLWSLALYLAFASLREKIIDGLERWFNFAEQFLYTSQKEFERTRKGRESQNAFLASLMSIIPFFILGILTNYLVELEFGKSWDISMGILGAIACGVYALGRQDSQGNEE, from the coding sequence ATGTTTCCTTTTTACTTTTCTTTTGATATGGCGGTAATTGCTGGTAGTTGTTTATGGTCACTAGCTTTATATTTGGCTTTTGCTTCTTTGCGAGAAAAAATTATTGATGGTTTGGAAAGATGGTTTAATTTTGCTGAACAATTTTTATATACTTCTCAAAAAGAATTTGAACGTACCCGCAAAGGAAGGGAATCACAAAATGCTTTTTTGGCTTCTTTAATGAGTATTATTCCTTTTTTTATTTTGGGTATTTTAACTAATTATTTAGTTGAATTAGAGTTTGGAAAAAGTTGGGATATTAGTATGGGGATTTTAGGAGCGATCGCCTGTGGAGTTTATGCTTTAGGTCGTCAAGATTCCCAAGGCAATGAAGAATAA
- a CDS encoding FAD-dependent pyridine nucleotide-disulfide oxidoreductase (PFAM: Pyridine nucleotide-disulphide oxidoreductase~COGs: COG0492 Thioredoxin reductase~InterPro IPR013027:IPR000103~KEGG: syn:slr0600 hypothetical protein~PFAM: FAD-dependent pyridine nucleotide-disulphide oxidoreductase~SPTR: Slr0600 protein) translates to MKLSSKNYESRLDTVYDAIVVGGGMGGLSAAIYLARYGLKCLVIEKGKGRSIWMQDLRNYLGIDPDAPGSDLIQHGTKQAINWGADHLRAFVEDVTDEGDTFAVKVKLGRKDSIYPVFRSKYLIAASGVIDVLPELEDMQNVYDYAGYTLHVCMICDGFDMWDQKAVLIAGKESQINAAFVLNWFTPYITVLTHGLCTVSDEMKQKLADHGYPLYEGAIARFVGEKHKMQGVELEDGTFIEATTGLINMGSIYHNKYLKGIEGLEWDGENLVTNDMTQTSHERIFALGDLKKGLNQVSVAVADGTLAATQIWRNIRRKSEPRKWVENIK, encoded by the coding sequence ATGAAATTATCTAGTAAAAATTACGAATCTCGCCTTGATACTGTCTATGATGCCATTGTGGTTGGTGGTGGTATGGGCGGCTTATCTGCGGCTATTTATTTAGCTAGGTATGGGTTAAAGTGTTTGGTTATTGAAAAGGGTAAAGGGCGTTCCATTTGGATGCAAGATTTACGCAACTATCTAGGTATTGATCCTGATGCACCGGGTAGTGATTTGATTCAACATGGCACCAAACAAGCCATTAACTGGGGTGCGGATCATCTTAGGGCTTTTGTGGAGGATGTCACCGATGAAGGGGATACCTTTGCAGTGAAAGTTAAGTTAGGTAGGAAGGATAGTATTTATCCTGTATTTCGCAGTAAGTATTTGATTGCTGCCTCTGGGGTAATTGATGTTTTACCTGAGTTGGAAGATATGCAAAATGTTTATGATTATGCAGGTTATACTCTTCATGTCTGCATGATTTGTGACGGTTTTGATATGTGGGATCAAAAAGCAGTTTTAATTGCTGGTAAAGAGTCTCAAATTAATGCCGCTTTTGTACTTAATTGGTTTACTCCCTATATTACGGTGTTAACCCATGGTTTGTGTACCGTAAGCGACGAGATGAAACAAAAATTAGCTGACCACGGTTATCCTTTGTATGAAGGTGCGATCGCCCGTTTTGTTGGCGAAAAGCATAAGATGCAAGGAGTAGAGCTAGAAGACGGTACATTTATCGAAGCCACCACAGGATTAATTAATATGGGTTCGATTTACCATAACAAATATCTCAAAGGCATCGAAGGCTTGGAGTGGGATGGCGAAAATCTCGTTACTAACGACATGACACAAACTAGCCACGAGCGCATCTTTGCCCTAGGAGACTTGAAAAAAGGCTTGAATCAAGTATCTGTGGCAGTGGCTGATGGCACCCTAGCCGCCACCCAAATTTGGCGTAATATTCGCCGTAAAAGTGAGCCTAGGAAATGGGTAGAAAATATTAAGTAG
- a CDS encoding Aldehyde Dehydrogenase (PFAM: Aldehyde dehydrogenase family~COGs: COG1012 NAD-dependent aldehyde dehydrogenase~InterPro IPR015590:IPR012394:IPR016160~KEGG: ava:Ava_3615 aldehyde dehydrogenase~PFAM: Aldehyde Dehydrogenase~SPTR: Aldehyde dehydrogenase) has translation MTITSYSVQSFVDEQRKFFASGVTKSYDFRLQQLKKLKEAIALRQDKILEALHQDLGKPNLEGCFELAVISEISYAIKNLKKWMKPKRVSAGIENFPACAKIHSEPLGVVLIIGPWNYPFTLMISPLIGAIASGNCAMLKPSEIAPHTSALLTELIRDIFPPEYICIQEGGVELAQELLATKFDHIFFTGGTKIGQIVMEAAAKQLTPVTLELGGKSPCIVDKETNLKITAKRITWGKFINAGQTCIAPDYILVHQAIKQELIQEIKQCIHDFFGDSPAQSPDFARIINHKQFDRLEQLLDSGNIIVGGKTDRENKYIAPTVLDNVTLNSPVMAEEIFGPIMPILEYTTLDEAIKIVNSKPKPLALYFFSTNSDNKKRILHETSSGGLCFNETIMQVGVKDLPFGGVGDSGIGAYHGKTSFDTFSHQKAVLSRFFWGDLDWRYAPYSEKMVNFFKKMYTK, from the coding sequence ATGACTATTACTAGCTATTCTGTACAATCTTTTGTAGATGAACAAAGAAAATTTTTTGCTTCTGGGGTGACAAAGTCCTATGATTTCCGCTTACAGCAGTTGAAAAAGCTAAAAGAGGCGATCGCCCTTAGACAGGATAAAATATTAGAAGCCTTACACCAAGACTTAGGTAAACCAAACCTAGAGGGTTGTTTTGAACTAGCAGTAATTTCCGAAATTAGTTACGCCATCAAAAATCTCAAAAAATGGATGAAACCCAAACGGGTAAGTGCAGGGATTGAGAACTTTCCTGCCTGTGCCAAAATACATTCCGAACCTTTGGGAGTTGTATTAATCATCGGGCCATGGAATTACCCCTTTACCCTGATGATTTCTCCCCTCATAGGGGCGATCGCCTCGGGAAACTGTGCTATGCTCAAACCATCAGAAATCGCCCCCCATACCTCAGCCCTCCTTACCGAACTAATTAGAGATATTTTTCCCCCCGAATATATCTGCATCCAAGAAGGAGGAGTAGAACTAGCCCAAGAATTACTCGCCACCAAATTTGACCATATATTCTTCACAGGAGGAACAAAAATAGGTCAAATCGTCATGGAAGCCGCCGCCAAACAACTAACCCCCGTCACCCTCGAATTAGGCGGGAAAAGCCCCTGCATCGTCGACAAAGAAACCAACCTCAAAATTACTGCCAAAAGAATTACATGGGGTAAATTTATCAACGCAGGACAAACCTGTATCGCCCCTGACTATATCCTTGTACACCAAGCCATTAAACAAGAATTGATCCAAGAAATCAAACAATGTATCCATGATTTTTTTGGGGACAGTCCAGCCCAAAGCCCTGATTTTGCCCGTATCATCAACCACAAACAATTTGATCGACTAGAACAACTCTTAGACAGTGGTAATATCATCGTAGGAGGAAAAACAGATCGAGAAAACAAATATATCGCGCCCACCGTCTTAGATAACGTCACTCTCAACTCCCCCGTCATGGCAGAGGAAATTTTTGGGCCGATTATGCCCATCCTTGAATATACTACCCTTGATGAAGCCATAAAAATCGTCAACAGTAAACCCAAACCCCTTGCCCTTTATTTCTTCTCCACCAACTCAGACAACAAAAAAAGAATTTTACATGAAACCTCATCAGGGGGTTTATGCTTCAACGAAACCATAATGCAAGTAGGCGTAAAAGATTTACCCTTTGGGGGGGTAGGAGATAGCGGTATTGGGGCATATCATGGCAAAACTAGCTTTGATACCTTTTCCCACCAAAAAGCCGTCTTATCCCGTTTCTTTTGGGGTGACTTAGATTGGCGTTATGCCCCCTATAGTGAAAAGATGGTTAACTTTTTCAAAAAAATGTATACCAAATAA
- a CDS encoding hypothetical protein (KEGG: tgu:100219233 similar to beta-keratin~SPTR: Keratin 10) produces the protein MVYLVLLFIVLIWLVAFQVKMPKFGKKGHKNRQNPRSENLTYLNNFRGSSSDNGGGSCGGNNYGGSNCGGGDYGGGSSGGGGCGGSF, from the coding sequence ATGGTATATCTAGTTTTATTATTTATCGTTTTAATTTGGTTGGTTGCCTTCCAAGTTAAAATGCCTAAATTTGGAAAAAAAGGACACAAAAATAGACAAAACCCCCGTAGTGAGAATCTTACCTACCTCAATAATTTTCGGGGCAGTAGTTCTGATAATGGCGGAGGTAGTTGTGGGGGAAATAACTACGGAGGTAGTAATTGCGGAGGAGGAGATTATGGGGGAGGTAGCAGTGGCGGTGGTGGTTGTGGTGGAAGTTTTTAA
- a CDS encoding alkyl hydroperoxide reductase/ Thiol specific antioxidant/ Mal allergen (PFAM: AhpC/TSA family~COGs: COG1225 Peroxiredoxin~InterPro IPR000866:IPR017936~KEGG: cyb:CYB_2461 hypothetical protein~PFAM: alkyl hydroperoxide reductase/ Thiol specific antioxidant/ Mal allergen~SPTR: Putative uncharacterized protein), with amino-acid sequence MARTPSTMLELGTKAPDFTLPDTVSGKNISLQDFADAKGLLVIFLSCHCPFVKHVRAEYAKLSKDYIPQGLAIVAISPNDVENYPDDAPDKLKEMAEQEGFNFPVCYDETQEVAKAYRAACTPDYYLFDGDLKLVYRGQLDDSRPSLDDVPVNGVDMRNAIEALLSGKEVDQNQKPSLGCNIKWKKGNEPDYFG; translated from the coding sequence ATGGCACGTACACCCTCAACAATGTTGGAATTAGGCACCAAAGCCCCTGATTTCACTCTCCCTGACACCGTTTCAGGCAAAAATATCTCTTTACAGGATTTTGCTGACGCTAAAGGCTTATTGGTCATCTTTTTATCCTGCCATTGCCCCTTTGTAAAACACGTTAGGGCAGAGTATGCAAAACTTAGCAAGGATTATATTCCCCAAGGTTTAGCCATCGTTGCCATTAGTCCTAACGATGTGGAAAACTACCCCGATGATGCCCCTGATAAATTAAAAGAAATGGCAGAGCAAGAAGGTTTCAATTTCCCCGTATGTTATGACGAAACCCAAGAAGTAGCCAAGGCTTATCGTGCCGCTTGTACCCCTGACTATTATTTATTTGATGGTGATCTAAAGTTGGTTTACCGTGGGCAGTTGGATGATAGTCGTCCTAGTCTTGATGATGTTCCCGTGAATGGGGTTGATATGCGTAACGCCATCGAAGCCTTGTTATCGGGCAAAGAAGTTGACCAAAATCAAAAACCTAGTCTTGGTTGTAATATCAAATGGAAGAAGGGTAACGAACCTGATTATTTTGGCTAA
- a CDS encoding serine/threonine protein kinase (PFAM: Protein kinase domain; Formylglycine-generating sulfatase enzyme~COGs: COG1262 conserved hypothetical protein~InterProIPR017442:IPR005532:IPR000719:IPR020635:IPR 002290~KEGG: ter:Tery_1036 serine/threonine protein kinase~PFAM: protein of unknown function DUF323; Serine/threonine-protein kinase-like domain~SMART: serine/threonine protein kinase; Tyrosine-protein kinase, catalytic domain~SPTR: Conserved domain protein): METWKKGKQLNNGQYIIESMSLRGGRGIAYKAMDTTRGKVVSVKTTPKVWQNPEIEKKIVQQGINIARCNHPSLVKVYPEVFQENDLVYMVMEYIEGDDLASFIDRHGKLSEKDALKLIAQIASAVNLLHQKRVLHQRLKPQNIILDRLSRDPIIVDYGLAIKLFAFENDKQKNAMTDSFSPPELGEEKAKIGAYTDIYSLAAILYVLLTGQLPTPSQFRQYKDLIPPQQLSPNLGDRTNQAILAGMSLDPQQRPKYIRDWLNLLPLEQLKENNPPSEQNLNSPSTANISLSPEQDFIIDDEQVIPLQGDNSPSPLNPLTANTPKIESFEFDSVVIQAKKKLFGLVGGIDKQIISKQNKFFVEYLGEGINLEMIFIPAGTFLMGSSNNDPEKEKDETPQYRVNIFPFYMSKYPITQAQWTIVSNFPKVNRHLKPNPSSFKGDNLPVERVSWHDAREFCLRLKGHTQRNYRLPTEAEWEYACRGGSHSLFSFGDMINPQVANYDSRVNTKKGEDKYDRKTTPVDSFSPNGFGLYDCHGNVWEWCEDHYTPSYINKAKDGSAFYSKLMNSPRVVRGGSWSLTGNYCRSAKRSSYAADSTYNFIGFRVACVLDG; the protein is encoded by the coding sequence ATGGAAACTTGGAAGAAAGGAAAACAGCTTAACAATGGACAATACATAATCGAATCAATGTCTTTGAGAGGAGGACGAGGCATTGCCTATAAAGCAATGGATACCACTAGGGGGAAAGTCGTTTCTGTCAAAACAACCCCTAAAGTTTGGCAAAATCCAGAAATAGAAAAAAAAATCGTCCAACAAGGAATTAATATCGCCCGTTGCAATCACCCTTCCTTGGTCAAAGTTTATCCAGAAGTTTTCCAAGAAAATGATTTAGTGTACATGGTCATGGAATATATCGAAGGGGATGATTTAGCCTCCTTTATTGATCGTCATGGTAAATTATCAGAAAAAGATGCCTTAAAATTAATTGCCCAAATTGCTTCTGCAGTCAATCTATTACATCAAAAAAGAGTTTTACATCAACGTCTCAAACCCCAAAATATCATTTTAGATCGTCTTTCCCGAGATCCCATTATCGTAGACTATGGTTTAGCCATTAAATTATTTGCCTTTGAAAACGATAAACAAAAAAACGCCATGACAGACTCTTTTTCCCCTCCCGAATTAGGGGAAGAGAAAGCAAAAATCGGCGCTTATACAGACATATATTCCCTCGCTGCCATTCTCTATGTATTACTAACAGGGCAACTCCCCACCCCCTCCCAGTTCCGCCAATACAAAGATTTGATACCACCCCAACAATTATCTCCAAATTTGGGCGATCGCACCAACCAAGCCATTTTAGCAGGTATGAGCCTTGATCCCCAACAACGACCAAAATATATTCGAGACTGGTTAAACTTACTTCCCCTAGAACAACTAAAAGAAAATAATCCCCCCTCCGAACAAAATCTTAATTCTCCCTCCACCGCAAATATATCTCTTTCCCCAGAACAAGATTTTATTATCGATGACGAGCAAGTTATTCCCCTCCAAGGAGACAATTCCCCATCCCCTCTTAATCCTCTCACCGCCAACACCCCGAAGATAGAAAGTTTTGAATTTGACTCGGTTGTTATTCAAGCAAAGAAAAAATTGTTTGGCTTAGTTGGAGGTATAGATAAGCAAATCATCTCCAAACAAAATAAATTTTTTGTGGAATATTTGGGAGAAGGAATAAACTTAGAAATGATCTTTATCCCCGCAGGTACTTTTTTAATGGGTTCATCCAATAATGATCCAGAAAAAGAAAAGGATGAAACCCCCCAATATCGGGTTAATATTTTCCCTTTTTATATGAGTAAATATCCCATTACTCAGGCTCAATGGACTATTGTCAGTAATTTTCCCAAGGTAAACCGTCATCTAAAACCTAATCCCTCTTCTTTTAAAGGGGATAATTTACCCGTAGAAAGGGTTTCTTGGCATGATGCCAGGGAGTTTTGTTTACGTTTAAAAGGACATACCCAACGTAATTATCGTTTACCCACCGAGGCAGAATGGGAATATGCCTGTCGAGGGGGTAGCCATTCCCTTTTTTCTTTTGGTGATATGATTAATCCCCAAGTTGCCAACTATGACAGTCGGGTAAATACTAAGAAAGGAGAGGATAAATATGACCGTAAAACTACCCCCGTGGATAGTTTCTCGCCCAATGGTTTCGGCTTATATGATTGTCATGGTAATGTGTGGGAATGGTGTGAAGATCACTATACCCCTAGTTATATTAATAAGGCAAAAGATGGCTCTGCTTTCTATTCTAAGCTCATGAATAGCCCTAGAGTGGTGCGGGGGGGTTCTTGGTCCTTGACGGGAAATTATTGTCGTAGTGCAAAGCGGAGCAGTTATGCGGCGGATTCTACTTATAATTTTATTGGTTTTAGGGTGGCTTGTGTTTTAGATGGTTAA